The following proteins come from a genomic window of Mycolicibacterium rufum:
- a CDS encoding GMC family oxidoreductase: protein MDADYVVVGTGSAGAVVANRLSADPSVRVVVLEAGKRDRDPFVHIPAGFSKLMRGPLDWDYLTEPQPQLAGRRVYWPRGKVLGGSSSMNAMMWVPGFAADYDAWGEQAGPSWGFAHLEPYLRRVEAGPLVISEQRSPRASTAAWLSAVRECGHRVEEPTSAQPQGFCQTKVTQRRGARWSSADAYLKPVRRRKNLTVLTEATATRVVFAGDRAIGVEFDHKGGRTVVTARREVVLSAGAINTPQLLMLSGVGDHDQLARHGITTVAHRPAVGANLLDHLVVPLGFDVPYDTLYAAEKPLELLNYLLRRRGMLTSNVGEAYGFVKSRPDLNLPDLELIFAPAPFFDEAIGEPYLNHAVVMGPILLTPASSGVIALRSADPYDKPLIDPRYLTDPAGADREALMAGLRMCADIARSPALRGTIGRIARPLDSTELDDQTLARALETVSHTLYHPVGTCRMGTDEASVVDPELRVRGVRNLRVADASVMPTLIRGHTHAPTTVVGEKAADLIRSAH from the coding sequence GTGGATGCCGACTACGTGGTGGTGGGGACGGGTTCGGCCGGGGCGGTGGTGGCCAACAGGCTCAGCGCCGACCCCTCGGTGCGCGTGGTGGTGCTCGAGGCCGGCAAGCGGGACCGCGATCCGTTCGTGCACATCCCGGCCGGTTTCTCGAAGCTGATGCGGGGTCCGCTGGACTGGGACTACCTGACCGAACCGCAGCCGCAGTTGGCCGGCCGCCGGGTGTACTGGCCGCGCGGCAAGGTGCTCGGCGGCTCGTCGTCGATGAACGCGATGATGTGGGTGCCCGGCTTCGCCGCTGACTACGACGCGTGGGGCGAGCAGGCGGGCCCGTCCTGGGGCTTCGCCCATCTCGAACCGTATCTGCGGCGCGTCGAGGCCGGCCCGCTCGTCATCTCCGAGCAGCGCAGCCCCCGCGCGTCGACCGCCGCGTGGTTGTCCGCGGTGCGGGAGTGCGGGCATCGGGTCGAGGAGCCGACATCGGCGCAGCCGCAGGGCTTCTGTCAGACGAAGGTCACGCAGCGCCGCGGCGCGCGGTGGAGCAGCGCCGACGCCTACCTCAAGCCCGTCCGCCGGCGCAAGAACCTGACCGTGCTCACCGAGGCGACCGCGACCCGCGTGGTGTTCGCCGGGGACCGCGCGATCGGCGTGGAGTTCGACCACAAGGGCGGCCGCACCGTGGTGACCGCGCGCCGCGAGGTGGTGTTGAGCGCAGGGGCGATCAACACCCCGCAGCTGCTGATGCTCTCCGGTGTCGGTGACCACGATCAGCTCGCCCGCCACGGCATCACCACGGTCGCGCACCGGCCGGCGGTCGGGGCGAACCTGCTCGACCACCTCGTCGTCCCGCTCGGTTTCGACGTGCCCTATGACACGCTGTACGCCGCCGAGAAGCCGTTGGAGCTGCTCAACTACCTGCTGCGCCGCCGCGGCATGCTGACCTCGAACGTCGGCGAGGCCTACGGCTTCGTCAAGAGCCGGCCCGACCTGAACCTGCCCGACCTCGAGCTGATCTTCGCTCCCGCACCGTTTTTCGACGAGGCCATCGGCGAGCCCTATCTGAACCACGCCGTCGTGATGGGCCCGATCCTGCTCACCCCGGCCAGCAGCGGGGTGATCGCGCTGCGGTCGGCGGACCCGTACGACAAGCCGCTGATCGATCCGCGGTACCTGACCGATCCCGCCGGCGCCGATCGCGAGGCACTGATGGCGGGTCTGCGGATGTGCGCCGACATCGCCCGCTCGCCGGCGCTGCGCGGCACCATCGGCCGGATCGCCCGGCCGCTGGACTCGACCGAACTCGACGACCAGACGCTCGCCCGCGCGCTGGAGACGGTGTCGCACACCCTGTATCACCCCGTGGGCACCTGCCGAATGGGCACCGACGAGGCCAGCGTCGTCGACCCGGAACTGCGGGTGCGCGGCGTCCGCAACCTGCGGGTGGCCGACGCGTCGGTGATGCCGACGCTGATCCGCGGTCACACCCACGCGCCGACGACGGTGGTCGGGGAGAAGGCCGCCGACCTGATCCGGTCAGCTCACTGA
- a CDS encoding DUF3558 domain-containing protein, with the protein MHGVTGSQRGHRRAMKAVVAAAAMIPVLAACSNDQPSSPSVPSTEAAPQGAKHGPFFPQCAGISDEEIIKQTQVPGLTNTAQNSVGCQWLAGGSILGPHFSFTWFRGSPIGRERKTEELSRTSVEDINIEGHDGFIASNDDPTLGTNLCEIGIGFDDDFIEWSISYAQKPFPDPCDVAKELTRQSIVNSK; encoded by the coding sequence GTGCATGGCGTGACCGGAAGCCAGCGTGGACATCGACGGGCGATGAAGGCCGTCGTTGCTGCCGCGGCCATGATCCCCGTGCTGGCTGCGTGCTCGAACGATCAACCGTCGTCGCCCAGCGTGCCCTCGACCGAGGCTGCGCCCCAGGGGGCCAAGCACGGGCCGTTCTTTCCGCAGTGCGCCGGCATCAGCGATGAGGAAATCATCAAGCAGACCCAGGTGCCGGGCCTGACCAACACGGCGCAGAATTCGGTGGGCTGCCAGTGGCTGGCCGGCGGCAGCATCCTCGGCCCGCACTTCTCGTTCACCTGGTTCCGTGGCAGCCCGATCGGTCGGGAGCGCAAGACCGAGGAACTGTCGAGGACCAGCGTCGAGGACATCAACATCGAGGGTCACGACGGCTTCATCGCCTCCAACGACGACCCGACCCTGGGTACGAACCTGTGCGAGATCGGCATCGGTTTCGACGACGACTTCATCGAGTGGTCGATCAGCTACGCGCAGAAGCCGTTCCCGGATCCGTGCGACGTCGCCAAGGAACTCACCCGCCAATCGATTGTGAACTCCAAATGA
- a CDS encoding ABC transporter ATP-binding protein yields MLFGLLRRHTRPYRPLLATVAALQVISTLAMLYLPTVNAAIIDDGVAQGDLRRIVELGAVMLAVSALQVVCAVGAVYFGSRASMGVGRDLRSVIFHHVTGFSAEETARFGAPSLLTRTTNDVQQIQLLVQLTATMLITAPIMCVGGIAMAIHQDAGLSWLLLVSVPVLALANYWIVSHLLPIFRRLQRLIDGINRVMREQLTGLRVVRAFAREGYERKRFAEANNALADAAIEAGRWQALMLPVTTLVINVSSVALIWFGGLRIDAGQMQVGSLIAFLSYFMQILFSVLMATFILVIIPRATVCAERITEVLSTRSAITGGATALNPEAITGEVRFDDATFCYAGADRPVLQAVSLTAHPGMTTAIVGSTGSGKSTLVSLICRLYDVTDGAVRVDGIDVRDLDIETLWAAIGLVPQRGYLFSGTVADNLRFGKSDATDDEMWAALRVAAADDFVAAHPDGLGQPVAQGGMNFSGGQRQRLAIARAVIRRPALYLFDDAFSALDVHTDRTVRARLREVSAGATVIVVAQRISTVAEADHIVVVDDGRVVGAGTHEELIDRCEAYRQFADSQSVGSR; encoded by the coding sequence ATGCTCTTCGGCCTGCTCCGACGGCATACCCGTCCGTACCGCCCGCTGCTGGCCACCGTCGCGGCGTTGCAGGTGATCAGCACGCTGGCCATGCTGTACCTGCCCACGGTCAACGCCGCGATCATCGACGACGGCGTCGCTCAGGGCGACTTGCGCCGCATCGTCGAACTCGGCGCGGTGATGCTCGCGGTGTCCGCGCTGCAGGTGGTGTGCGCGGTCGGCGCGGTCTACTTCGGTTCGCGCGCCAGCATGGGCGTCGGCCGCGACCTGCGGTCGGTGATCTTCCACCATGTGACCGGCTTCTCGGCCGAGGAGACCGCACGCTTCGGCGCGCCGTCGCTGCTCACCCGCACCACCAACGACGTGCAGCAGATCCAGCTTCTCGTGCAGCTGACCGCGACCATGCTGATCACCGCCCCGATCATGTGCGTGGGCGGGATCGCGATGGCCATCCATCAGGACGCCGGGCTGTCGTGGCTGCTGCTCGTCAGCGTTCCCGTGCTGGCGCTGGCCAACTACTGGATCGTCTCGCACCTGCTGCCGATCTTTCGCCGGCTGCAGCGCCTGATCGACGGCATCAACCGGGTGATGCGCGAACAGCTCACCGGGCTGCGCGTGGTGCGCGCGTTCGCGCGGGAAGGCTACGAACGCAAGCGGTTCGCCGAGGCCAACAACGCGCTGGCCGACGCCGCCATCGAGGCGGGCCGGTGGCAGGCGTTGATGCTGCCGGTGACGACACTGGTGATCAACGTCTCCAGCGTGGCGCTGATCTGGTTCGGCGGGCTGCGCATCGACGCCGGGCAGATGCAGGTCGGCTCGCTGATCGCGTTCCTGTCCTACTTCATGCAGATCCTGTTCTCGGTGCTGATGGCGACGTTCATCCTGGTGATCATCCCGCGGGCCACGGTGTGCGCCGAGCGCATCACCGAGGTGCTCTCCACCCGCTCGGCGATCACCGGTGGGGCGACGGCGCTGAACCCGGAGGCGATCACCGGTGAGGTCCGGTTCGACGACGCGACGTTCTGCTACGCGGGCGCGGATCGGCCGGTGCTGCAGGCGGTTTCGCTGACGGCGCATCCCGGCATGACGACCGCGATCGTCGGTTCCACCGGATCGGGCAAGTCGACGCTGGTGTCGCTGATCTGCCGGCTGTACGACGTCACCGACGGTGCGGTGCGCGTCGACGGGATCGATGTGCGCGATCTGGACATCGAGACGCTGTGGGCGGCGATCGGTCTGGTTCCCCAGCGCGGTTACCTGTTCTCGGGCACCGTCGCCGACAACCTGCGGTTCGGCAAGTCCGACGCGACCGACGACGAGATGTGGGCGGCGCTGCGGGTGGCCGCGGCCGACGACTTCGTCGCCGCCCATCCCGACGGTCTCGGCCAGCCCGTCGCGCAGGGCGGCATGAACTTCTCCGGCGGCCAGCGCCAGCGCCTGGCGATCGCGCGCGCGGTGATCCGTCGGCCCGCCCTGTACCTGTTCGACGACGCGTTCTCCGCGCTGGACGTGCACACCGACCGGACGGTCCGCGCCCGCCTGCGCGAAGTGTCCGCGGGGGCGACCGTGATCGTGGTGGCGCAACGCATCTCGACGGTCGCCGAGGCCGACCACATCGTCGTCGTGGACGACGGCCGGGTGGTCGGCGCCGGCACCCACGAGGAGTTGATCGACCGCTGCGAGGCGTACCGGCAGTTCGCCGATTCGCAGTCGGTGGGCAGCCGGTGA
- a CDS encoding metallophosphoesterase family protein, which yields MRFLHTADWQLGMTRHFLSGEAQPRYSAARRGAVTALGPLAAEAGAEFVVVAGDVFEHNQLAPREVSQSLEAMRGIGVPVYLLPGNHDPLDAASVYTSALFTAERPDNVIVLDRPGVHHVRPGLELVAAPWSSKFPTTDLVAQVLDGLPADGTTRIVVGHGAVDILVPDKDRPSLIGLAALEAALARGAVHYVALGDKHSVLDVGSSGRIWYSGAPEVTNFDDVEPDPGNVLVVDIDEADPRRSVRVDSRRVGTWRFLSLRHGVDTSRDVADLDINLDLMPDKDRTVIRLGLTGSLTVTDKAALDVCLDRYARVFAALVPWDRQTDIAVMPADGEFDDLGIGGFAAAAVDELVATARSSGQDAEDARAALALLLRLTEGGAA from the coding sequence ATGCGATTTCTGCACACCGCCGACTGGCAGCTCGGCATGACCCGGCACTTCCTCAGCGGCGAGGCCCAGCCCCGGTATTCGGCCGCGCGGCGCGGCGCGGTGACGGCGCTGGGCCCGCTCGCCGCCGAGGCCGGCGCCGAGTTCGTCGTGGTCGCCGGCGACGTCTTCGAGCACAATCAGCTGGCCCCGCGCGAGGTCAGCCAGTCGCTCGAGGCGATGCGCGGCATCGGGGTGCCGGTGTACCTGCTGCCCGGCAATCACGACCCGCTCGACGCCGCCTCGGTCTACACCAGTGCGCTGTTCACCGCCGAGCGCCCCGACAACGTGATCGTGCTCGACCGGCCGGGTGTGCACCACGTGCGCCCGGGGCTGGAGCTGGTCGCGGCACCGTGGTCGTCGAAGTTCCCGACCACCGATCTGGTCGCCCAGGTGCTCGACGGTCTGCCCGCCGACGGGACCACCCGCATCGTGGTCGGGCACGGCGCGGTCGACATCCTGGTGCCGGACAAGGACCGGCCCTCGCTGATCGGGCTGGCGGCCCTCGAGGCGGCGCTGGCCCGCGGCGCGGTGCACTATGTGGCGTTGGGCGACAAGCACTCTGTGCTTGACGTCGGATCCTCGGGGCGCATCTGGTACTCCGGTGCGCCGGAGGTGACGAACTTCGACGACGTCGAACCGGATCCGGGCAACGTGCTGGTCGTCGACATCGACGAGGCCGACCCGCGCCGGTCCGTGCGGGTCGATTCGCGGCGGGTCGGCACCTGGCGGTTCCTGTCGCTGCGCCACGGCGTCGACACCAGCCGCGACGTCGCCGACCTGGACATCAACCTCGACCTGATGCCGGATAAGGACCGCACGGTGATCCGGCTCGGACTGACCGGGTCGCTGACCGTCACCGACAAGGCCGCCCTCGACGTCTGCCTGGACCGCTACGCCCGCGTGTTCGCCGCGCTGGTGCCGTGGGACCGGCAGACCGACATCGCGGTGATGCCCGCCGACGGGGAGTTCGACGACCTCGGCATCGGCGGGTTCGCCGCCGCGGCGGTCGACGAACTGGTCGCCACCGCACGCTCCTCGGGGCAGGACGCCGAGGACGCCCGTGCGGCGCTGGCTCTGCTGCTGAGACTGACCGAGGGGGGAGCAGCGTGA
- a CDS encoding DUF3558 domain-containing protein, protein MSMRRGRGTAASALVTALAGLVLLTGCTQTVEGTAAKSGSGDVPRNNDSQRQYPNLLKECEVLTEDILAQTVGADPLDIQSTFVGAVCRWQAANPAGLVDITRFWFEQGDIENERKTAQQLNYQIENRSIAGIQSFVMRPNDPNGACGVASDAAGVVGWWVNPQAPGIDACGMAIKLMELTLATRA, encoded by the coding sequence ATGAGCATGCGTCGGGGAAGGGGCACGGCGGCCTCTGCACTGGTCACAGCGTTGGCGGGCCTGGTCCTGCTGACCGGGTGCACGCAGACCGTCGAGGGCACCGCCGCCAAGTCCGGTTCCGGCGACGTCCCGCGCAACAACGACTCGCAGCGTCAGTACCCGAACCTGCTCAAGGAGTGCGAGGTCCTGACCGAGGACATCCTCGCCCAGACGGTCGGGGCGGATCCGCTCGACATCCAGAGCACATTCGTCGGCGCGGTCTGCCGCTGGCAGGCCGCCAACCCGGCGGGTCTGGTCGACATCACCAGGTTCTGGTTCGAGCAGGGCGACATCGAGAACGAGCGCAAGACCGCCCAGCAGTTGAACTACCAGATCGAGAACCGGTCGATCGCCGGCATCCAGTCGTTCGTGATGCGGCCCAACGATCCCAACGGTGCCTGCGGCGTGGCCAGCGACGCGGCCGGGGTGGTGGGCTGGTGGGTGAACCCCCAGGCGCCCGGCATCGACGCCTGCGGGATGGCGATCAAGCTGATGGAGCTGACGCTCGCCACCCGCGCCTAG
- a CDS encoding AAA family ATPase: MKLHRLTLTNYRGIAHRDISFPDSGVIVVSGANEIGKSSMLEALDLLLESKDRSTKKDVKQVKPTHADVGAEVTAEISTGPYRFVYRKRFHKKPETELTVLTPRREQLTGDDAHDRVRAILAETVDLDLWQAQRVIQAASTSATDLSGCDALSRALDVVAGEVDETPAAGAGPVDTLLIDRIDEEYRRYFTATGRPTGEWLAATTRLRAADEDVARCAAAIAEVDDAIRRHATLTRDLSALAAEKTAAAQQLAAAQAAAEAIAALTGELTQARVRAGAADSTQAASLAALTERRRTRAEIDERTAAVARLQKEAETAADDADTAREMRVSADETAQQTRALLAACKQRVDAAHAAVALLADREEADRLAARIATIERHQRELDAVTTALADITLTAESMAAIEKAAAAVDRAVSAVDLTSARIEMVAAADVEVAVDGEAVSLQPGGRWSAAVTGATQLDLPGVLTVRVVAGATASSTQAALDRATETLDVALREAGVVDVEAARALDGRRQELQAAGTQVRAVLTALSADDSLEALRARLADVRGRMPAEDGLFDAETAAVQDPAAQRRELLEATAAHQEALRDCETHAKVAEAAAALVAERELRAARVKEKLAVVAEELAAAGRRLAEARATVGDDQLALTAQADADAAAAAAAEVARLTEERARHAPEDVAARLDEADRAAASAVARHDEAAEALREVAAQLKVFGTEGRKGRLDAAETERERAHVDFERVQRRARAAQLLRTVMGRHRDAMRSRYVDPFRTEVERLGRIVFGETFEVDVDSELRIGHRTLSGRTVPYESLSGGAKEQLGIVARLAGAALVAKEDSVPVVIDDALGFTDAERLTRMAEVFDAVAGDGQVIILTCSPQRYAGVQTALHIELASSTRG; the protein is encoded by the coding sequence GTGAAGCTGCACCGGCTGACACTGACCAACTACCGCGGAATCGCCCACCGCGACATCAGCTTTCCGGACAGCGGTGTCATCGTGGTCAGCGGCGCCAACGAGATCGGCAAGTCGTCGATGCTCGAGGCGCTCGACCTGCTGCTGGAGTCCAAGGACCGTTCGACCAAGAAGGACGTCAAGCAGGTCAAGCCCACCCACGCCGACGTCGGCGCGGAGGTGACGGCCGAGATCTCCACAGGCCCCTACCGTTTCGTGTACCGCAAACGCTTCCACAAGAAGCCCGAGACGGAACTCACCGTGCTCACGCCGCGGCGTGAGCAACTCACGGGCGACGACGCGCACGACCGGGTGCGTGCGATTCTCGCCGAGACGGTCGACCTCGACCTCTGGCAGGCGCAGCGGGTCATTCAGGCGGCCTCGACCTCGGCGACCGACCTGTCCGGGTGCGACGCGCTGTCGCGGGCGCTGGACGTCGTGGCCGGCGAAGTCGACGAGACGCCCGCCGCAGGCGCCGGACCGGTCGACACGCTGCTGATCGACCGGATCGACGAGGAGTACCGCCGCTACTTCACCGCGACCGGGCGACCGACCGGCGAATGGCTGGCCGCGACCACGAGGCTGCGCGCCGCCGACGAGGACGTCGCCCGCTGCGCCGCGGCGATCGCCGAGGTCGACGACGCCATCCGCCGGCACGCGACGCTCACCCGCGATCTGAGCGCGCTGGCGGCCGAAAAGACCGCTGCTGCACAGCAGCTCGCGGCCGCGCAGGCCGCCGCCGAGGCGATCGCCGCGTTGACCGGCGAGCTCACGCAGGCGCGGGTGCGCGCGGGCGCGGCGGACTCCACCCAGGCCGCATCGTTGGCCGCCCTCACCGAGCGGCGGCGGACCCGGGCCGAGATCGACGAGCGCACCGCGGCGGTCGCGCGGCTGCAGAAGGAGGCCGAGACCGCGGCCGACGACGCCGACACCGCTCGCGAGATGCGGGTGAGTGCCGACGAGACGGCGCAGCAGACCCGCGCGCTGCTCGCGGCCTGCAAGCAGCGGGTCGACGCGGCACACGCCGCGGTGGCGTTGCTCGCCGACCGCGAGGAGGCCGACCGCCTCGCCGCGCGGATCGCCACCATCGAACGCCACCAGCGCGAACTCGATGCCGTCACAACGGCTCTCGCCGACATCACCCTCACCGCCGAGTCAATGGCCGCGATCGAGAAGGCGGCGGCCGCGGTCGACCGGGCCGTGTCGGCCGTGGATCTGACCTCGGCCCGCATCGAGATGGTGGCGGCCGCCGACGTCGAGGTCGCGGTGGACGGCGAAGCGGTGTCGTTGCAGCCGGGCGGGAGGTGGTCGGCGGCGGTGACCGGCGCGACGCAGCTCGATCTGCCCGGCGTGCTGACGGTGCGCGTGGTGGCGGGCGCGACGGCGTCCAGCACCCAGGCGGCACTGGACCGTGCGACCGAGACGCTGGACGTCGCGCTGCGTGAGGCCGGGGTGGTCGACGTCGAGGCCGCCCGCGCGCTGGACGGCCGCCGACAGGAACTGCAGGCGGCGGGCACACAGGTGCGGGCCGTCCTGACGGCGCTGTCGGCCGACGACTCGCTCGAGGCGTTGCGCGCCCGGTTGGCCGACGTGCGGGGCCGGATGCCGGCCGAGGACGGTCTGTTCGACGCGGAGACCGCGGCGGTGCAGGATCCCGCCGCGCAGCGGCGTGAGCTCCTCGAGGCGACCGCGGCGCACCAGGAGGCGTTGCGCGACTGCGAAACCCACGCCAAGGTCGCCGAGGCGGCCGCGGCGCTGGTGGCCGAACGGGAGCTGCGCGCCGCCCGCGTCAAGGAGAAGCTCGCCGTCGTGGCCGAGGAACTGGCGGCCGCGGGACGCCGGCTGGCCGAGGCCCGCGCCACCGTCGGCGACGACCAGCTCGCGCTCACGGCGCAGGCCGACGCCGACGCCGCGGCGGCTGCCGCCGCGGAGGTGGCCCGGCTGACCGAGGAACGGGCCCGCCACGCCCCCGAGGACGTCGCCGCCCGGCTCGACGAGGCCGACCGCGCGGCCGCGAGCGCCGTCGCCCGTCACGACGAGGCGGCCGAGGCTCTGCGCGAGGTCGCCGCCCAGCTGAAGGTGTTCGGCACCGAGGGTCGCAAGGGCCGGCTCGACGCCGCCGAGACCGAGCGGGAGCGGGCCCACGTCGACTTTGAGCGGGTGCAGCGCCGGGCCCGCGCCGCGCAGCTGCTGCGGACCGTGATGGGCCGCCATCGCGACGCCATGCGGTCGCGCTACGTCGACCCGTTCCGCACCGAGGTGGAACGGTTGGGCCGCATCGTGTTCGGGGAGACCTTCGAGGTCGACGTCGACAGCGAGCTGCGCATCGGGCACCGGACACTGTCCGGGCGCACGGTGCCCTACGAGTCGCTGTCGGGCGGCGCGAAGGAGCAGCTGGGCATCGTGGCGCGGCTGGCCGGCGCGGCGCTGGTCGCCAAGGAGGACAGCGTGCCGGTGGTGATCGACGACGCGCTGGGCTTCACCGACGCCGAGCGCCTGACCCGGATGGCGGAGGTGTTCGATGCGGTCGCCGGCGACGGGCAGGTGATCATCCTGACCTGCAGTCCGCAGCGCTATGCCGGGGTGCAGACCGCGCTCCACATCGAGCTGGCCTCCTCGACGCGCGGCTAG
- a CDS encoding SixA phosphatase family protein — MSDRNRTLVLMRHAKSDYPDGVGDHERPLAPRGIREAELAGDWIREHLAAIDAVLCSTATRTRQTLQRTGIAAPARFSDRIYEATPGIVIEEINGVGDDVATLLVVGHEPVMSSLALGLADDDSVNSAVGEKISAKYPTSAIAVLRTAAPWDQLAPGGAALVDFHVPR, encoded by the coding sequence ATGAGCGACCGGAACCGCACCCTGGTGCTGATGCGCCACGCCAAATCGGACTACCCCGACGGGGTGGGCGACCACGAGCGGCCGCTCGCGCCGCGCGGCATCCGGGAGGCCGAGCTGGCCGGCGACTGGATCCGCGAACACCTGGCCGCGATCGACGCGGTGCTCTGCTCGACGGCCACCCGAACCCGGCAGACGTTGCAGCGCACCGGAATCGCCGCCCCCGCACGGTTCTCCGACCGGATCTACGAGGCCACGCCCGGGATCGTCATCGAGGAGATCAACGGTGTCGGCGACGACGTGGCCACACTGCTGGTCGTCGGTCACGAGCCGGTGATGTCGTCGCTGGCGCTGGGGCTGGCCGACGACGACAGCGTCAACAGCGCTGTCGGCGAGAAGATCTCGGCGAAGTACCCGACGTCGGCGATCGCCGTGCTGCGCACCGCCGCGCCGTGGGATCAGCTGGCCCCCGGCGGGGCCGCGCTGGTCGACTTCCACGTGCCGCGCTAG
- a CDS encoding ABC transporter ATP-binding protein: MSGPLARSMRMGEPPQTRSRDFTASALRLVKRLTPHRGMAVAVMLLGVGGIAIGVIGPRILGHATDLLFNGVIGRQLPAGLTKEQAVEAARARGDTTFADLLSGMNVVPGQGVDFGAVARTLALALGLYLVAALMVWLQARLLNVVVQKTMVALRSDVEDKVHRLPLRYFDSRQRGEVLSRVTNDVDNLQQSLSMSITQLLTSVLTVVAVLVMMLTISPLLTLLTVVTVPLSLWVTRSIARRSRRLFVAQWTNTGKLNAHIEETYSGFTVVTTYGHRALAEEQFRELNDDVYHASFGAQFLSGLVSPATTFVGNLSYVAVAVVGGVQVATGQITLGGIQAFIQYVRQFNQPLTQIAGMYNTLQSGIASAERVFDLLDAEEEPPASLRELPPAGPGSGRVEFRDVSFGYRPGAPVIEDLSLMVEPGTTVAIVGPTGAGKTTLVNLVMRFYDVDAGTILLDGVDITSVSRASLRSRIGMVLQDTWLFAGTVYDNIAYGRPGADRDEVIEAATAAYVDRFVHTLPDGYDTRIADGGTNISAGERQLITIARAVLARPQLLILDEATSSVDTRTEVLIQHAMASLRRDRTSFVIAHRLSTIRDADTILVMEAGRIVERGTHSELVARRGEYWTMIQA; encoded by the coding sequence GTGAGCGGACCGCTGGCCCGGTCCATGCGGATGGGCGAACCGCCGCAGACCCGCTCCCGTGACTTCACCGCCTCGGCGCTGCGGCTGGTCAAGCGGCTGACCCCGCACCGTGGCATGGCAGTGGCGGTGATGCTGCTGGGCGTCGGCGGGATCGCGATCGGCGTCATCGGTCCGCGGATCCTCGGCCACGCCACCGACCTGCTGTTCAACGGGGTCATCGGCCGTCAGCTGCCCGCGGGCCTGACCAAGGAGCAGGCGGTCGAGGCGGCGCGGGCGCGCGGCGACACCACGTTCGCCGACCTGCTCTCGGGCATGAACGTGGTGCCCGGTCAGGGCGTCGACTTCGGCGCGGTGGCCCGCACGCTGGCGCTGGCGCTGGGCCTGTATCTGGTTGCGGCGCTGATGGTCTGGCTGCAGGCCCGGCTGCTCAACGTGGTCGTGCAGAAGACGATGGTGGCGCTGCGCTCCGATGTCGAGGACAAGGTGCACCGGCTCCCGCTGCGCTACTTCGACTCGCGACAGCGCGGCGAGGTGCTCAGCCGGGTCACCAACGATGTCGACAACCTGCAGCAGTCGTTGTCGATGTCGATCACCCAGCTGTTGACCTCGGTGCTGACCGTGGTCGCCGTGCTGGTGATGATGCTGACGATCTCCCCGCTGCTGACACTGCTCACCGTCGTGACGGTTCCGTTGTCGCTGTGGGTCACCCGGTCGATCGCGCGGCGCTCGCGCCGGTTGTTCGTGGCTCAGTGGACCAACACCGGAAAGCTGAACGCGCACATCGAGGAGACCTACAGCGGCTTCACCGTGGTCACCACTTACGGCCACCGTGCGCTGGCGGAGGAGCAGTTCCGCGAACTCAACGACGACGTCTACCACGCGAGTTTCGGGGCGCAGTTCCTCTCGGGGCTCGTCTCCCCCGCGACCACCTTCGTCGGCAATCTGAGCTATGTGGCGGTGGCGGTGGTCGGCGGCGTGCAGGTGGCCACCGGCCAGATCACGTTGGGCGGCATCCAGGCGTTCATCCAGTACGTCCGCCAGTTCAACCAGCCGCTGACCCAGATCGCCGGCATGTACAACACGCTGCAGTCCGGGATCGCCAGCGCCGAGCGGGTATTCGATCTCCTCGACGCCGAGGAGGAACCCCCGGCGTCGCTGCGGGAGCTGCCCCCGGCCGGCCCGGGCAGCGGCCGCGTCGAGTTTCGCGACGTGTCGTTCGGCTACCGTCCCGGCGCCCCGGTGATCGAAGATCTCTCGCTGATGGTCGAGCCCGGCACCACGGTGGCCATCGTCGGCCCGACCGGCGCGGGCAAGACCACGCTGGTGAACCTGGTGATGCGCTTCTACGACGTCGACGCCGGCACCATCCTGCTCGACGGCGTCGACATCACGTCGGTCAGCCGCGCCTCGCTGCGCTCCCGGATCGGCATGGTGCTGCAGGACACCTGGCTGTTCGCCGGCACGGTGTACGACAACATCGCCTACGGCCGCCCGGGCGCCGACAGGGACGAGGTCATCGAGGCGGCCACCGCGGCCTATGTGGACCGCTTCGTGCATACGCTGCCAGACGGATACGACACCCGCATCGCCGACGGCGGCACGAACATTAGCGCAGGCGAACGTCAGCTCATCACCATCGCCCGTGCCGTGCTGGCCCGGCCGCAGCTGCTGATTCTCGACGAGGCGACCAGCTCCGTGGACACCCGCACCGAGGTGCTGATCCAGCACGCGATGGCGTCGCTGCGCCGCGATCGCACCAGTTTTGTGATCGCGCACCGGCTTTCGACGATCCGCGACGCCGACACCATTCTGGTGATGGAGGCCGGCCGGATCGTCGAACGCGGGACGCACAGCGAACTGGTGGCCCGCCGCGGTGAATACTGGACGATGATCCAGGCCTGA